tcgattttgatcattttttatcGAAACCGTGAACTATATTACCCAAACTATGTGGCCGTGTTTATGCACATTTCATACGTATCCCATCCCTTTTGCGTCATATATATAAATCCCTTTTAACTTGCTTCCCCATTCAATTTCACAGTGCCCACAACAAGAAGGCAGCCATTCTCTTTCTCCTTCGACAGCCTTTCTTGTTTTCCACCATCGCCGTGGTCATTTCTCTTCTGAAAAAAACCCATAATTCTTCCACACATAGTaccttttttcttgttttcaaCATATATTTCAGCCAAAAGGGTGATTTTTCAGTCCTCTGTTTTGTAATGGCTACTGCACCGGTAAAATCTCAGCCTCTGCACTATTTCTCTCTACCCCAATTGAAGTGGGGTAACAAAAGCCACACAAATGCTAACCACCGCTTCCGCCGCCGCGATTCTCCTCCGTCTACTGGAGATAACCCACCCCAAACCGCCGACTTGGACGGTGGTTCCGACTCCGAGAAGGTCCAACCCCGATCGGCGGCAGACCCAAATGGGGTTTCGTCTTGTCAAAGAGAAGACGAAAATGAAAAAGAggttaaagaagaagaagaagaagaagaaggggaGGTGAAGTTATGGAATCTAAGGCCGAGAAAGAGTGTGATGAAGGTTGAAACGGTGTCGTTGAAGAACGTTGAAATGCCAGTTGAAAGTATGCAGAGGTCGCAGAGGTTGAAAGATAACGTGGGTGTACATGGAGTCGGGTCGGGTAAGAAGGGGAAAAGGAAATTATGGATCTCACTGTCAAGGGAGGAGATTGAGGAAGATGTGTATTCTATGACCGGTTCAAGACCCGCTAGAAGACCCAAAAAAAGATCCAAGACAATTCAGAAACAACTCGatgtatgaaaaaaaaaaaccgaAAAACTCCAGCATCTTTATGtttgttttatgattttttgcTTTCTCTGTTTGTTCTTATTTGCTGCTTGATATGTTTGTTTGCAGAATGTTTTCCCTGGGTTGTATTTAGTAGGCCTTACTGCTGACTCATTCAGAGTCAATGATACTACGGTATAGGCTTGTGTGTTTGTGTTTTTTGTTCAAAATTTATTGTCTTTGGCGAATGAGCTGTTTTATAGGATGTTAAGATTATGATTAAGAATCACATATTTGTTGCAGAAGTAGATATGGCATAGCTGGTGTATCTGAATTTTTGCTACTGTGGAAAAGGTCTGGTTCCCTCTCTTGTGTTATTCATGGTTCTCTAATTCCATGTTGATCCTTAGTTGAGGGTTTAATAGTGATGCTTTGCAGATTTTGCAAGGATTGAGGAACACAAGGGGTGGAAAGCTTAGAGTTTTGAGGACTGCTGCATTCGTGCCTCGACTGTAGGAG
The genomic region above belongs to Solanum dulcamara chromosome 5, daSolDulc1.2, whole genome shotgun sequence and contains:
- the LOC129889827 gene encoding uncharacterized protein LOC129889827 translates to MATAPVKSQPLHYFSLPQLKWGNKSHTNANHRFRRRDSPPSTGDNPPQTADLDGGSDSEKVQPRSAADPNGVSSCQREDENEKEVKEEEEEEEGEVKLWNLRPRKSVMKVETVSLKNVEMPVESMQRSQRLKDNVGVHGVGSGKKGKRKLWISLSREEIEEDVYSMTGSRPARRPKKRSKTIQKQLDNVFPGLYLVGLTADSFRVNDTTK